From Cognatishimia activa, one genomic window encodes:
- a CDS encoding aromatic ring-hydroxylating oxygenase subunit alpha yields MSEILSKKDLEAISVGYDESPNRSLSLNADAYTKPEWFKADLEQIFAKTWQWVCHVEKLREPGSFVTIDIAGHPIAVVRDREGVLRAFYNVCKHRAHELLSGEGNTTRIMCPYHAWVYKLDGQLVRAPHTENLEDFNAKDICLDSVLVEEFCGFIYVNLDSKAQSLVEMSGDLATEIKHWAPDIEELTFAHRLTYDIKSNWKNVVDNFLECYHCPTAHKDFCELVDMDTYKVTTHGVYSSHMADAGNTENSAYDVSNATVRTHAVWWLWPNICIMRYPGRSSMIILNIIPAGPDRTLETYDFFLEEETPNEAELDTIRYLDEVLQVEDISLVESVQRGMNTPAFSQGRIVNDPEGSGKSEHAVHHFHGLVLDAYARATG; encoded by the coding sequence ATGTCAGAGATTCTAAGCAAGAAAGATCTTGAAGCTATTTCGGTCGGGTACGACGAAAGCCCAAATAGATCACTTTCCCTGAATGCTGATGCTTATACCAAGCCAGAATGGTTCAAAGCAGACCTAGAACAGATCTTCGCCAAGACCTGGCAGTGGGTATGCCACGTTGAAAAACTGCGTGAACCTGGAAGCTTTGTAACGATCGACATAGCAGGTCATCCGATTGCAGTTGTTCGCGACCGGGAAGGCGTCTTGCGTGCTTTTTACAACGTGTGCAAGCACCGCGCACACGAGCTGCTGAGCGGTGAGGGAAACACCACTAGGATCATGTGCCCCTACCATGCATGGGTCTACAAACTGGATGGTCAGCTGGTACGCGCACCGCACACAGAAAACCTCGAGGATTTCAACGCCAAAGACATTTGCCTGGATAGCGTATTGGTCGAAGAATTCTGTGGGTTTATCTATGTGAACCTTGATTCCAAGGCGCAGTCATTGGTGGAAATGTCCGGCGATCTTGCCACTGAGATCAAGCATTGGGCACCTGATATCGAAGAACTTACATTTGCCCATCGGCTGACCTACGATATCAAGTCAAACTGGAAGAACGTCGTCGACAATTTCCTTGAGTGCTACCATTGCCCGACTGCGCACAAGGATTTTTGTGAGCTTGTGGATATGGACACCTATAAGGTGACGACCCATGGCGTTTACTCCAGCCATATGGCTGATGCCGGTAATACCGAAAACAGCGCCTATGATGTCTCAAACGCGACAGTACGTACCCATGCAGTGTGGTGGTTGTGGCCCAATATCTGCATCATGCGTTACCCTGGCCGATCGTCGATGATCATCCTGAACATCATTCCGGCTGGTCCAGATCGTACTCTAGAGACCTATGATTTCTTCTTGGAAGAGGAGACGCCAAACGAGGCTGAACTGGATACCATCCGTTACTTGGATGAAGTTCTTCAGGTCGAAGACATCAGCCTCGTAGAAAGCGTACAACGCGGCATGAATACACCGGCATTTTCGCAGGGCCGTATTGTAAATGACCCCGAAGGTTCAGGAAAATCCGAACATGCGGTGCACCATTTCCACGGCTTAGTTCTGGATGCCTACGCAAGGGCCACCGGATGA
- a CDS encoding SDR family NAD(P)-dependent oxidoreductase gives MKLQGKNAMVTGGRGGIGRAIVARFLQEGATVYSADLTPQGSLESHDDDGSRFVQMNVADETAVQAAMSEVMEACGKLDILVNAAGIEIEKTIEDTTLEEWNRSFAVNCTGTFLTSKYALPLMRAAAASGTSASIINFGSYDGFIADPGLAAYCATKGAVHALTRAMACDHGPEGIRVNAICPGYIDTPMLQSFFTGEGSGGGGGNIDTLQQAVRDVHPMRTYGTPEDIANLVNWLASDEARYASGQLWVLDGGLSAQVQQMKL, from the coding sequence ATGAAACTTCAGGGAAAGAATGCCATGGTCACTGGCGGACGCGGCGGCATCGGTCGCGCCATTGTGGCACGTTTCTTGCAAGAAGGTGCAACGGTTTACTCTGCAGACTTAACGCCGCAAGGTTCATTGGAATCGCACGACGACGACGGCAGCCGGTTTGTGCAAATGAATGTCGCGGATGAAACAGCGGTTCAGGCTGCGATGTCAGAGGTTATGGAAGCCTGCGGCAAGCTGGATATCCTGGTTAACGCTGCCGGAATTGAGATCGAAAAAACCATCGAAGATACAACGCTTGAGGAATGGAACCGTTCCTTCGCTGTAAATTGCACCGGCACGTTTTTGACATCGAAATACGCTCTGCCTCTGATGCGTGCAGCGGCTGCATCTGGCACGTCAGCTTCGATCATCAACTTTGGCTCCTATGATGGCTTTATTGCTGATCCAGGTCTTGCGGCCTATTGCGCCACCAAGGGCGCCGTGCACGCACTGACCCGTGCTATGGCCTGCGATCATGGTCCCGAAGGTATCCGCGTCAATGCGATCTGCCCCGGATATATCGACACCCCAATGCTCCAAAGTTTCTTCACCGGTGAAGGTTCCGGTGGCGGAGGTGGCAATATCGATACGCTACAACAGGCTGTCCGTGACGTGCACCCAATGCGCACATACGGAACACCAGAAGATATCGCCAATTTGGTGAACTGGCTGGCTTCAGACGAAGCACGCTACGCGTCTGGCCAGCTATGGGTGCTGGATGGTGGGCTGTCCGCCCAGGTGCAACAGATGAAGCTGTAA
- a CDS encoding 3-keto-5-aminohexanoate cleavage protein encodes MAKQKSVIITCAPTGGIHTPTMSEYLPITPGEIASASIEAAEAGASIIHLHARDPETGKPDPNPDLFMDFLPRIKQGTDAVMNVTTGGGLGMSREERLRAAVKASPEMASMNMGSINFGIFPMAQKYDQWKHAWEPEFLEMTRDFIFRNTFADIEYGLKELGQGHGTRFEFECYDLGHLYNLAWIRDQGWIEGPIFVQMVFGILGGVGADLDNLMHMHTIANKLFGDDYEWSVLAAGRHQIPFTTQSTLLGGNVRVGMEDSLYIGPGEKAVSSAQQVRKIRNIIENLGLKVATPAEARSRLGLKGGDQVAF; translated from the coding sequence ATGGCCAAGCAAAAATCCGTAATTATTACCTGCGCTCCTACAGGCGGGATTCACACACCTACTATGTCCGAATACCTGCCGATCACGCCAGGTGAGATCGCAAGCGCCTCGATTGAGGCTGCCGAAGCGGGTGCGTCGATAATCCATCTGCACGCGCGGGATCCTGAAACCGGCAAACCTGATCCAAACCCGGATCTGTTCATGGACTTTCTGCCGCGGATCAAACAGGGCACCGATGCGGTGATGAATGTCACCACTGGTGGTGGTCTGGGCATGTCCCGCGAAGAACGCTTGCGCGCAGCGGTGAAAGCCAGCCCCGAGATGGCCAGCATGAATATGGGGTCGATCAACTTCGGCATCTTTCCGATGGCGCAGAAATACGACCAATGGAAACACGCATGGGAACCCGAATTTCTGGAGATGACGCGGGATTTCATCTTCCGCAATACATTTGCCGACATCGAATATGGTCTGAAAGAACTGGGGCAGGGGCATGGCACCCGGTTTGAATTTGAATGCTACGACCTTGGACACCTCTATAATCTGGCCTGGATTCGGGATCAGGGATGGATCGAAGGGCCCATCTTTGTGCAAATGGTATTCGGCATTCTAGGCGGCGTAGGAGCTGATCTTGATAACCTGATGCATATGCACACGATCGCCAACAAGCTATTTGGTGATGATTATGAATGGTCGGTTTTGGCAGCGGGTCGACATCAAATTCCATTCACCACACAAAGTACCCTATTGGGCGGCAATGTACGTGTGGGTATGGAAGACAGCCTGTACATTGGCCCGGGTGAAAAAGCCGTGTCCAGTGCTCAGCAGGTGCGCAAGATTAGAAATATCATTGAAAATCTTGGCCTAAAAGTTGCAACGCCCGCCGAAGCGCGCTCGCGTCTTGGGCTTAAAGGTGGCGATCAAGTCGCGTTCTAG